The genomic region CCGTGACCGCCACGTTGACCGCCTCCACCAGGAGCGCGTTCTTCGCGAGGGCGAGCTTCATTGATTTTCAAAGCACGTCCGCCAACTTCTTGGCCGTTGAGTGCTTCGATTGCCGCGTGGGCTTCGTCATCATTATTCATGGTGACAAAACCGAAACCGCGGGGGCGACCGGTTTCACGGTCCGTGATCAGGTAAACCCGTTCCACGGCGCCGTATTCGCCAAAGAGCTGTTCAAGCTCAGTTCCGTCGATGTTGTAGGGAAGATTTCCCACGTAGATGTCCACTGTGATGTCCTTGTCTATTGATGCGCCGATTTGAGAACGGACGGTTTGGAAACGGCGCTTTCCAAGCCGCCATGCTGGATTCGTCGACGAAACGGCTTGGAATCTGAAGACCCGACAAACCGAGACCGCGGCGAAAGAGTGAAAACAATGATTGGGGAGAGCGGAGTCTGCGGATACTCCGTCTGGTGCGCTTGATGTCTGGTTTGCTTTTGCTTGGGGAAGTGGCCGTCCGAAGTGCGGCCTAATTACGATATTCGAGCCAGAGCAAGTGCGAGTCTGAAGAGAAGGTCAACCTCAATCGGCGCAGTCTCGATCAACATTTTACCCTTCATCTGGTCCAAAAATCGCTCTAGGTTGATCCTATGACTACCGAACCCACTCCCTCCTCTCCTGAAACAACACCACCTCCGTCCGAACCGACGGCCGCGAAAACCAACTACGATCCCAAGATCGTCGGAATCGTTTCCTACATCACCTTAATTGACTGGATTGTCGCCATCATCATGAACAACCCGAAGACTGAATTCGGATCGTTCCACATCCGGCAATCTCTCGGGATCATGCTCCTCATGTTTGTAGCTGGCTTTATCATGATTATTCCGGTCATTGGCTGGATTCTCGGGCTGATCGGCTATCTCGCAGGATTCGTCTTCTGGATCATGGGTCTCATTGGTGCGATCCAAGGCAGTAAAAATCCCGTCCCCCTTATCGGAGACAAAGCCCAAGAGTGGTTCCAAGCTCTTTGAGCCGAATCGGTTCTCTCAGATTTTTTAATTCCCGCGCCCGTTCCTCTCGAACGGGCGCTTTTTTTTGGCGACTCGCCCGTTTTTCGACCTAAAGAAATTTCTCCAAGCTCGAATTCAGAGAGCGAATCGTCTTCGCCTCCGGGGACTGTGACTCGATAAGAGCAAAATCTTCAAACTCGAATCCAGGACCTACAGTGCATCCGACCAAGACTTCAGCACCGAGTGGTTCCGCGGCCTGCCAACCCCCTTTTCGTACCACATAGCAATGAGGGAAAGTCTCGCCCCCAACGACGATTTTCTCAACTCGGTCGCTCCCGGGTTCCCATTGATAGAGGATCACCCCTTCCCCCTCATAAAGATGCCAAACCTCGTCACTGAGCACTCGGTGAAAGCGACTCACCTCCCCTTGCTTGAGATGGAAATAAATATGAGTCACGGCCGAACGTTCCGAGCGACCATCTTCTGGCGTCACTCGTTCGGCCGACTTGAAAAGCTCTCGAAAGGCCCCGCCTTCAGGATGTGGCTCCAATCCAAACTGACCTCTCCAATCGTCCATAGAAACAAGCGTTCGAAATCAATCGTTCAGAGTCAACGAATTCCCCACACCGCTTGAAAAGCCGCTCCCAAATGGACGGGGTTGAGCAATTGCATCAGCCGTGCCCGGTGGGAAGCTGCCTCCGGAGAAGCTCCTCCTTCGACGATGCCCTGGATTGCTCGGGAGGCCTTTTCCATGAAAAACGCTTCCTGACGTTGTGGCCCACCGGCCTGGAACCCATTGCGCTCAAGGACAGAGATCACTCGATCCCAGCAGACATTGCAGGTCAGATCCTGGTGACCCGGCTGAGCCAACAAGTTTGCAATCTGCTGGTGGCGGAAATATGCGCGACCGGTTCCACCGGGCAGGTTCTTCACCAATGCTTCCCAGAATGATCCGTAATCGAGGGTCAAAAAGATCCCCTTCCACTCGCTCCGGAGATATCCTTCGAGCACCGAATCCACCTCCACGGAAAGATCCAACCGATACCCCTCGGGAGCCACCTCCGGCAATACTTCGCTCAACTTCAGCGCATCTTCACTCTCGGGTCGGCTGAAAATTTCGCAAAGACTTTCATCCTCGGCCTGGCCGACAAAAACTTCCTTCCACTCCCCTCCTTCGAAAATCAACCGGACGAAGGGCTGCGCATCCAACCACTCATTGGCGAAGAGGACGGTCGGCCCGGTGAGCTCCGGAACCTCTTCCCCGAGCCGAACCACCTGCGACGATCCGAAGGGATGATCCTCCCCACTCAGCAAGGAGGTCTCCGGCTCCGCCGCCACTTCGACAAAAGTGAACTCGCCCAAATCCGCCTCTTCCAGCAAGGACCGAATCGCCTCCACCACAAGCGGGCCAAAGACACTGCGCACGGCCAGATTGGTCTGAAAATCAGCCTGTTGCGTGGCTCCGACTCTCTTCCGGTCCTTGCGGTAGTAGCCGTGCTCCGGATCGTAGAGCGCAAGGCGCGAAAATTCGACAAATGGAATGCGGTCTTTTTTCTGCAAGGCCAATTTCAAACCCGGATGTTCCCACTCAGACATTTCCCATCCCCTCCTCTGCTTGTTGTAGTTTCAGCTGCGGATTATCCGCAAAGATACCCGCGATAAAGAAAATAATCGGAGCAATAAATCCAAGGCCAATGGCGGCGTGATAACTACCCAGATAGTCATAGCTGAGGCTGAAAACAATGGGCCCCAAGGCACTGGCAATGACCATCGAGGCCATATTGAACCCGGAGATCGCCCCCAATGCTTCTCGCCCATAGAAACGAGCCCAGACCGTTCCCATCACGGGTGCGAACGACCCTCCGCAGATCGCGAGTCCGACCATGAATCCTCCCAAAGCGAACGCCCCCGAGGCGAAGTAGAGCGAAGCCGGGAAAAGGCCCAGGCCAAAGCAGAAGGTTAGGAACGAATACTTGATGCGCGTTCGGTCGATGAGCCAGCCGATGAAAAGGCTCACAAACACGGTCAACACCGAGGCAGGCAAGAAAACACGGAGGATGTGAGCCTCCGGGATATTCAGATCTTCGGCCACCGAAAGAAGGTTGAAGGTGAAACCGGTAATGAAAAATGCCTGAAAGGAGAGGCCGATGTTGTAGACCCAGAAGGAATAAGTTCGCATCACTTCACGCTTGGTGAAGGACCGTACCACCTGGTTGTCCCGATTGACCCGGGCGCCAGGCTTTACCGTTCGACCTCCATCCATTTTTAAACCGCACTCCTCCGGATTATCGCGAAAGAACAACCAAGCCAGGAGAATGAAGAAGGCACCGCTGAGCAGCGAAAGCAGGAGCCAGGCACCACGCCATCCCGCGCAGTTGATTAACGAGTTAAGCGCGAGCGGGGCCGACGAAAAGCCAAAGGAGACGATAATGCCACTCACCGCCGAAACCCGTCCGCGGAACAGATCAAACCACTTCGCAATCATGTTGCGAGAGGCCAGCGTCATCAGTCCTTGTCCGAAAAAGCGGAGGAGAAAAAAACCAATCGTCACCGCAATAAAACGAGCGACGAGATTCCAACTCCCCTGGCTCCCAAAGGCAAAGAAGGCGGCAATCCGATCCACTTGGGACAATAGGGTCAGTGCCAAAAACATCCCAAATCCGGCCGCAACCGCTCCCTTGCGAATGCCGTTCCGATCGAGACTGCGTCCCATCGGCGTTACGAGCAATCCACTGGCAATGGTTCCAATGAGATAGGCAGTGCTGATCGAGGTCCGAGAGATTCGAAGACTCTCGATCAAATGGTCCGTAAAGACGCTCACCCCCATCGTCTGCCCGGGAATGCTGCAGATGATCCCGATGGTCCCAACGGCTGCGATCACCCAACCGTAAAAGACCCGGGGCCTCGCCGGAGAGAACGGAAAATGAGGCGAGAAGATTCCGGAATGATTCGAGCGTTTCACCCGATTACACTATGAGCTAGCCGACGCCAAACAAGCGACATTCCCAACCAATCCGTCTTTTCCAGACGGAGTCGTTCCGAAACCGGAGGGATCTCCTCAGTCCGAGAGGAGATCGTCGGCGATGTCGAAGTTTGCGAAAACACTTTTCACATCCTCCAGATCGTCGAGCGCATCGATCAAACGCAACACCTGGCGAGCCACATCGGCATCCGTCACGGGAACCGGCGTTTGTGGCAGGTAGGCCAACTCAGCGGATTCGGTCTCGATCCCCGCTTTTTCCAAGGCTTGAACGACATTATCAAACTCGGTCATCTCACAAAGAACCTCAAAGTGGTCCTCGTTGTTGATGATATCCTCAGCTCCTGCCTCAATCGCCACTTCCATCAATTGCTCCTCATCCGTTTTGTCCGAGGAGATCAGGAATTGGCCCTTGCGTTGAAAATTGTAGGAAAGAGCACCAGCCCCAGCCAGATTACCACCGTTCTTGGTGAAAGTGCTGCGCACCTCCGAGGCACTCCGGTTCTTGTTGTCGGTCGTCACCTCGACGATGAGTCCCACGCCCCCCGGGCCGTAGCCTTCGTAGGTGAGCTCCTCAATGATCGTACCCTCAAGCTCGCCCGTCCCTTTCTTGATCGCACGCTCAATGTTGTCCGCCGGCATATTGGCGGCCTTCGCCTTCGCGATGTTCGTGCGCAGTCTCGGATTGAATTCGGGATCCCCGCCTCCATCACGAGCAGAAAGGGTGAGTTCCTTACTGATGACGCTAAAAATCTTTCCGCGCTTCGCATCGATCGCGGCCTTATGGCGTTTGGTAGTCGCCCATTTACTGTGTCCGGACATAGAGAACGATATTGAGGTTAGGGAATTTCAGATCAAGGGGATTGTTTGGGCTCACTCCTCACTCGGAAACGAGCCCCCAACGGTCCCACACTACTTCTTTGCAGAGATCCGCTTCTTTTTCTTCTTGTTGCCGGGAATGACGACTGGCTCGTTTGCCACGTCATCCCGCTTGTTCGTGATGTACTGCTGGAGAATCGTCAGCAAATTCTGCACGGTCCAGTAAACCACCAGACCGGAGCTGAAGTTGTAGAGGAAGATCAAGAAGATGAAGGGCAGGAACTTCATGATCTTCTGCTGCGTCGCATCCCCCGAAGCCATCGCGGGCGTCATCCGCATCTGGAAGAACATCGTCACTCCCATGATCAGGGGAAGAATGTTGATCGGAAAATCAAAGATATAGGCTACCGTATCCGGCTGCGAAAGGTCATTGATCCAGAGGAACGGCGCGTAACGCAACTCCGAGGCTGTCCGCAGCATCCAGAACAGTCCGAAGAAAATCGGCATCTGAATGAAGATCGGCAAACAACCCGCCGCCGGATTCACCTTGTTTTCGCGGAAGAGACGCATCGTCTCTTTCTGCATTTTCTGCGGATTGTCCTTAAACTTTTCCCGGATCTCCTTCAGGGGCTCCTGAATCTTCCGCATCCGCTTTTGCGAGGCGGCAGCCTTTGCGGTCAACGGCCAGAAGCAGACCTTGATGATGATGGTCATCACCACGATCGACCAACCCCAACTCGGAATCACCGAATGGATGCCGTAGAGGAAGAACATCAGAATCTTGCTGAAGAATCCGAAGAACCCAAACTGCATCACCTCTTCCTGATGATCTCCGAGCTTGGACAAACGCTTAAATTCTTTCGGACCCGTATAGAATTCGAGTTCGATCGATTTACTCTCTCCCGCATCAATTCGGGAGATGGGGAAGGCGAGACTTGCCCGGACCGCATCCACGGTATCCGTATCCGACGCCAACTCGGCGGGGGTCAAATGAGTCTCGGTCGTGAAGAAACCATTGCTCTTCATCCCCTCGCCTACCGTCGCAACGAAGGCGAAATACTGATTTTTCACGACTCCCCAGTAGAGATTGGAGACCGTTTCTTGAACTTTTGGCCGAGCTTCCCGAGCACCGATGCCGAGAATTCCACCGCTCCCTTCGAAAACCTTACGGCCAATGAACTCGGTGTCCTCGCCATTGAAATATCCAAAATTCAGGAAATCGCCCCGCTTGTCATTCCCGAGCGAGTAGACGGTCCCCAAATTCACATAGACCCCTGTGCTGGATTCCAGCGGCTGATCTGCATGGTTGATAAACTCTGTCTCGTGCCGGATCAGGTAAGCGTCCTCTTCCGAATCCCCCGCTGGCGAGATCTCATAACTGCGTCGGACAGCAATGCCTCCGCCCATTTTACGCTCGAAAACAATTTTCGTCGCGGTCGTCTCGGCTTCGACGATCTCATAAGTCCCCTTGTAGGACAACTCGGACTCCGGACCGCGAAAGCTCAGTCCCAGGGACGGAAGAGCGGCCCCCGAGTTAAATACGAACGTATCGGGTCCCCCCTGCTTGGTTTTGAGGAAATGGACCTGCTTGATGGCACCACCACGAGTCGTGAAATCAACAGAGATGAAGTCGTTGCTGAGCGAACGAATCGTCGCTGGCTCCTCCTCGATCTTCTCGATCTTTTTCGCCTCCTGTTCGGTAACCGGGCTGAAAACCGATTCTGACACGGAGTCCGCTGATGCATCCTCCGCCTCAGACTGAGTGGACACGGAATCATCCAATGCCCCCAGTCCGCTTTGCGGAGCCTCCTCGGTCACCGTGGTCTCCGACTCTTCGACAACAGTCTGCTCAACAGGGTCAACCGGAACCGGTTCGACTCGCTGAGAACTTTGGTAAAACATCAGGCCAAACGCCGCCAGGATGCAGGCGAGGCCAATTACTACATTCTTCTTATCCATTTACTCGAAGATGGGACTCGTTACGCCATGCCCGAAGAGCATGCGCGAATTGTTGCTTCAGTTCAGAAAAAGGAACGCGGTCAACTCCCTTGCGGGCAATGACCACGAGATCAATCGGTCCGGAGAACTCCGGAGTTATGGCACGAAAAATCTCGCGAAAACGACGTTTCACGAGATTACGGGTGACGGCGGGTCCGATTCGACGAGAGACCGCCAGCCCCAAGCGTGATGGAAGCACTGAATCTTCTCGCTCACACACTTGCAGGTGGAAATATCGCCCGGGAACCCATTTCCCAGCACGCCGCAACCGGATGAACTCACTGCTCTTCCGGAGCCGGCACTCCCGGGAGAAGCGCATCCAATTACTTGGAGGCGGACAGACTTGCCCGCCCTTTGCGCCGGCGCGCAGCAAGGATCTTGCGACCAGACTTGGTCGAGTTACGTTTACGGAAGCCGAACTTGCGAGCTCGCTTGATTTTGGAAGGACGGTATGTCGGTTGCATGGTTCTCTCGAAAAAAGAGGAGACAAAAACGAATCTGCCCCTGCGTGTCAACCTCTGCGTTCAAGGGAAAAAGCGATCCCAACCCCTTCCCAGCGAACCGAAATCCAGAAAGAGATCTTTTGCAGCTAGAAGAAAGACCAAACGAAGCCCGACCTATATAAATAGTGCCTCGCGGAACCCCGTCCGAAAGAAAAACCCAATCCCCACCAAAAGCCATCCACCAGACAACTCCCCAAATCCCGCAGAGACCCATTCCCCCCAGGCCCCAATTCAGCGTTTCTCAAATCATAACTCCTAAAATGATTGCAATAAACCTACCCCAAAATCCTTCAACTTAACTGCCCTTAAATTCCACCACCAAAAATCCACGGAAAACAGCAAAATATTTTAGAACTGTTATCATATCGTCCTCTCTTCGATTGTTCGCGGGAAAAACACTGCTGAATCGACCAAACCTCAACGAACGAAGATCACAGATTGGCTCGACCTGCTTTCTTGACTCAAATTGGAGCGTTTTTTACATTCTCCTTTCCACTCTCGTTTACTCTCTCAGTTCTATGAAAAAAACACTCTCTCTCACACTTTTTGCATCCCTAATGGCCGCCTCCAGTGCCTTCGCTCTTTTCGGTTTTGGCGAAGACAAAACCGAATCCGCCAATGAGGACTTCGGCTTGCCTCCCTATAACGGAGTGAAGCATGCGATTGCAGTTTTACCTCCCAAATATACGGCGCTGGTCACTTACACCGGAGACCTTTCTCAAAACATCGGGTCGATGCTCGAATCTGCCCTTTACGACACGAATCGCTTCATTGTCGTCGATCGTGACCGCATCAACGACACCCTTGCCGAACAAAACCTTCAGGCCGATGGTCGATCGGCTAAAGCTTCGGATGTAGCCCAGACTGGCCTCATTCAGAGCGCCAAGTATCTGGCGGAGGTAGAAATTACGGATGTTGAAGGCGCCGAATCCGGTCAGAGCGGAGGTGTTTCTATTGGTGGCTTCCGCATCGGCGGCAGTGGAGGAAATGCCCAGATCACGACCATTATCAAAGTGATCGACTCGACTACCGGCGAGATCGTTGCGAAGGAACGCGTCATCGGAGAAGCCGGACGCAAGGGACTGAATGTCGGATACGCATCCTCAAACTGGGGGGCCGATGTGGGAGGTTTCAGCAAAACTCCCCTCGGTGAGGCGGCTTATGACAATGTCGTCCAAGCGACTCGCTTTCTCGCGGAGCAATTTGAAGACATTTCCCTCGAAGGGGCAGTCGTCACCGTTTCCGGAGATCGAATCATTATCAATCGAGGATCTAATTTCAATGTGGAGAACGGACAGAAATTTGTCGTCCGCGAAAAGGGTGAGCTACTGATTGATCCGACGACCGGAGAAGTGCTCGAACGAATTGAAGGCGCCGTCACGAGCGAAATTGAAGTCACAAAAGTCTCCGATAAAATCAGCTATGCGACCCTGATCGACGGTGTCATGCCCGCCAAGGGAGATGTTGTCATCGCAGCAGACAATTAAACTGACATCGTACCACAACCTCCATTCTACCCAATCCATCATCATGAAATTATTGATCAAACCGATTCTCCTAGCCCTCACCCTCGGAACGGCATCCCTCAGCGCCGGACTCTTCGAAGGAACCCTCACCTATGAAGTCAAAAGCGGAAACGATGTTCAGGAAGTTTCCTTCCTCGTGAAGGGAAACCGGATGGCCATCGAAACGCCGGCCAATCCGCGAGGGCTTGTATTGCTGAACCGGGAAACGATGAAGGCCCAAGTTCTGATGCCGCAGCAGAAGATGTATATCGAGGTTCCGGCCGACAAGTTCGTCAAGAACGCCAAACAGAAAGAGTCCGGCCAATTTGAGGTTACGGATGAGACCCGGGAGATCCTCGGTTACACGGCAAAGAAGGTGATCTATACCGACGGGGGCGAAACCTCGGAACTCTGGATCACCGATGAGCTCGGATCCTTCCAACCGCTCGAGGGACCTCTTTCCGGTGAAACTCCAGCCGAGTTACTGAATGCCTTCCCCAACGGAGGAATGCCTCTGGTCATCAGAACCAGTGGCAAAGGCCGCCCGACGGAGATCGTCGTGACTGCCATAAAGGCTGAGAACGTAGCCGATTCGGATCTAGAGGTCCCGTCCGGATACCGACCTCTGAACCTGAAAGGAATGGCCCTGCCGGGTATGCCTTGAACCGCTACAGTTTTTAAACCGAAAGCCCGTCGTTCAACCCCAGGTCGACGGGCTTTTTGTATCCTTACAATGGTGATTTCAAAATTGGAATGCTCCCCCTAATCCACAAAAAGAACTTCTTGCCCCGTTCGATTCCTCAGATGTGAGCGAAAGCCCCCAATGAACCCTTCAAAACCGCACCCTTATCCGAGCAAACCCAGCACAACTCAAAAAATCCGGCACTCCATCGTCTAAATTCCGTAAAAACACAACTTTCGAATGAGCTCTCATCCCTCTTTTCAAAGGGGGAAAACGCTATTTCGCAGTTGACTCAATCGACTTCTGGGCCGACCTTATAAGCCGTATGGAAAAACTCCCCTGTAACCAAAATCGTAAAGGCTTTACGCTTATTGAACTCCTCACCGTCATCGCCATTATCGGCATTTTGGCGGCGATCATTATTCCGGCCGTGGGCAATGTCCGTGTGAAGGCCGCTCAGGCAGCTTCCGCAAGTGACCTGAAAAACATCGGGCTCGCCTACAATAATTTCGCTATTGCTGGAGCACGATCGCGCACCATCGCCGATGGGGGATGGGAATCTGGAGGTCGAAAGGCATCCAACTCTGCCCAATGGGCACAAGTGCTTGCGGAATTTTCTGATCTCAATGACGGATCGATCTACTTTATATCCTCGGCCACCGACGTCGCAGCGATCGACATCCCCAAAGTCATTCTAACTGAAAGTGATGGAACGTATACCGCTACAACTGCATGGGGCGATGCGTCTGGAGCGATCAGCTACAACATGGCAGTCAACATTAGTCCCAATGCTTCCGCTTCCATCACTCCTATTGCATGGACGAAAGGTCTGTCCACTGGAGGGACTTGGGATGACACCTCCCCATGGGAAGGTGACGGCGGACACATCGCATTTATGGATGGCCACGTCGCATTCTACAAAAACCTTGGAGACTCAACAACAGGAGAACTTGTTGATCCAAGCACCGGGACTACGACCAACAACATTGAAACTGCCGTCGGAGGTTCCGCGAACGTCGTCGAGCCACCGAGTAGCTAATCCAACAGGAGAGCTCAAACTTCATTTCCCGAAAAAAGCCGACTTTCGAGTCGGCTTTTTTCTTCGCTATCGTCAGAAATTAAGTTTTTCCTTCCCCCCAACTCACTCATGACGAAACCGGTTTACATCTTCGGCCACAAGAACCCTGACGCGGACGCGATCTGCTCGGCCATCGGCTATGCCGCATTCAAAGAGGCGATTGGAGAAAAGGAGTTCCGCCCAGCCCGCTGCGGAAACTCCAACGCCCGCATCGACGCTATCCTGGATCGTTTCAAGGTGCCCCTTCCGACCTTTATTGGAGACGTCACCCCTCGCCTCGAGGATGTGATGAAGACGGAGTTCTGGAAGGCCGGCCCTCAGAGCACTTGCGCGGAAGCACTCCAACTCATCGACGAATACGATGTTCGGTCTCTTCCCGTCGTCGATGAACAGGGAAAAGCCAAAGGCTTAGTTTCCATTTTCGATCTGGGTGAGTATTTCACCCCTCGTGTGAGCGATCCTCTTCGCATGAGAAAGGTTCGCTCGACGATAACCGCGATTGCCCGCTCCCTAAAAGCGGAAACCGTTCACCTCCACGAGCCCGATCGCTTCGAAGAGCTATTTGTCCGCATCGGTGCCATGGACATCCGATCCTTCGGCAATTTCGCCCAGAAGGAAGTGAGCCCGCGACAAAGCATCATCGTGGTCGGCGACCGCTGGGATATCCAGGAGAAGAGCATGCAACTCGGAGTCCGTCTTTTGGTGGTCACCGGGAACCTGGAACTGGATCCAGAAATGATCGAACGGGCCAAAGAAAAGGAAGTCAGTCTAATTGTTTCCCCTTACGATTCGGCAACCACTTCCTGGATCATTCGATCCGCATCATTTCTCGATTCGCTCTTTGAGACCGAGACGATCCAGTTCCACCGCGAAGATCGGGTTCGGGATGTGCAAAAGCGGATCGCCCGCAAGTATGCTCCGCTCTACATGGTCACGGATTCGAGTGATCGACTTCTCGGGATCTTCTCGAAAACCGACATTTTCAAGCCACCCACAACCAAGATTGTACTCGTCGACCACAACGAACTCTCTCAAGCCGTCTCTGGAGCTGGAGAGGTCGAAATTCTCGAAATCATCGACCATCACAGGCTCGGAAATATCCCTACCGACCAACCTATTCTCTTCATCAATCGCCCGGTAGGCTCGACTTGCACCATCGTCGCCGATCGCTTTTTCAAAGAAGGCCTTGAGCCTTCACCCGCGATTGCAGGAGTTCTGATGGCCGGACTGATCTCAGACACCCTCCTTCTCTCGAGCCCAACCACCACTCCCACCGACAAGGAAATTCTCGAGCGACTAGCGAAGATCGCGGATGTCGATCCGCAGGAACTCGCTGACAGCATTTTCACATCGGGATCCGTCATCCTCAACTCCGAGCCCAAGCGAGTCATCCAGATGGACTGCAAAGTTTACGAGGAGGATGGCACCCGCTTCTCTGTCTCACAGGTTGAGGAATTAGGCTTTGATAACTTCTGGGAACATGAAAGCGTGCTCAAGGAGGCACTCGAAGAATACCGCACCTCCGAGAAGCTCGACTTTTCTGCCCTACTGGTCACGGACATCAACACTCAGAACTCGTTGCTAGTCGTCTCGGGCGAAGAACAACTCATTTCCGGAATCTCCTACCCATCCGTCACCTCAGGAGAGATCTTCGATCTGAAAGGCATCGTCAGCCGCAAGAAACAACTCATTCCTTATCTCTCAAAACTGTTTGCCGACTCTTAAGTCCTGTAAAAACGAGTCCGGAGAGAAAACCGGCATAAAGTGTCGGCTTCACTCCGGAAGCTTCATTTCTAACCTTCTCCTTTAAACCCAATTGATTCGAGTGCCATTGACTATCGCTACGGCAGCCCCGGACAAGGGAAATTCGCAAAAGGTAGCATCTCCTCTTTCCTCTAATTTTTTCACCCGCTAGAGCGAGCGTAGAACTATCTACCTCAGCACATCCCACCTGCTACCTAGTCCGAACTCAGCAAGTCCTCTCGATTCCCCTACCCTTTCCGTAGCAGAAACTCAGAATCGGATGAATGGTCTGGGCTAACTTCTGTGCCCAAAAACTAATCGAAAGAACCAGGTTTTCTCCCTCCGAGGAATAAGGCTCCGCACCCGATCCCTCCTGGAATCACGGTAATCATTCAGCCAGAATGGGCTAAAATGAGAACCAAATCTTCAGCTCTCAACAGGATTCCGCTGGAGTTGCCAAAAGACTCTATTGGAATTTTTCTGAATCGATAGCACCGAGCCCCTTCAGCACACGGTAATCGCCTTGAAAGTAGTCAACGAAGTCATCAACAGCGTCGTCCTGCTCCTTACTCCAATCTTCGTCTTCCCCCTTAAAAATAATCGCATTGAGGACGGGGCGCTCGTCGGAATTCTGATCGTATTCCAACCGCATAAGCTGCTCAAAAAACTGTTTCACCTCTCTCTCCGAATATGTCGAGTAAATCCAGTTTTTAGTAATGTGAGGAACATAATCGTCGTCCTCCTCTTTCAACTTTTTCTCGATATTCGAGTGGAGGCTCCAATTCTCACCACGGCTGTAAATCCTCGGTGGAATGCCTTTCGCTTTGCGTTCCGCTGCTTCTTTGGCTTTAAAAGCTTCAACTCTTTTGCGGATTTTCGGGGCATAGGCATCCCGCTGCGCACGATATTCCTCAACGGAATCGAATCCGGCATCCTCGATTTTATCGATGTAATTTTTCTCTGCCTCTTCGATATCCTCTTCCGAACGATAGCTCGCATCGGCCATTGGCGGTAGGTAGTCAGAAAAAAGATACACCGCGTCTGGCTTCTGCTCCAAAATCCCCATGGCTACCAGATAAACTTCATTTCCAGTCCTCCATCGGCTTCCCAAAAGATCTTTGGCGAATTGAGAGTTCCATGACTTTGGTGTGTAATTCCTATTCCGAACCCCGATCTGCGTGGGGCTGCTATTCACTGGCTTCAACCATTCGGCGAAAGATTCCTTATTCGATTTCGTCGCCGCCACCAATGAAGGCCTCCAGAGCTCCAATTTTCCTTCATCGAAAAGCATCACATTGAACAAGACGCCCGATGGAAGATCCATGATCAGTTCGGTCAAATCTTCTTTGATCACGTTGTAGGTAAGCAACCCACCCTTCGAGTCCTGCATCAGGTCGCGCTCCACATCGATCACGAAGAGAAACT from Puniceicoccus vermicola harbors:
- a CDS encoding RNA-binding protein, translated to MDIYVGNLPYNIDGTELEQLFGEYGAVERVYLITDRETGRPRGFGFVTMNNDDEAHAAIEALNGQEVGGRALKINEARPREERAPGGGGQRGGHGGGRGGQGGGGFRGRR
- a CDS encoding DUF4870 domain-containing protein, which codes for MTTEPTPSSPETTPPPSEPTAAKTNYDPKIVGIVSYITLIDWIVAIIMNNPKTEFGSFHIRQSLGIMLLMFVAGFIMIIPVIGWILGLIGYLAGFVFWIMGLIGAIQGSKNPVPLIGDKAQEWFQAL
- a CDS encoding cupin domain-containing protein, with product MDDWRGQFGLEPHPEGGAFRELFKSAERVTPEDGRSERSAVTHIYFHLKQGEVSRFHRVLSDEVWHLYEGEGVILYQWEPGSDRVEKIVVGGETFPHCYVVRKGGWQAAEPLGAEVLVGCTVGPGFEFEDFALIESQSPEAKTIRSLNSSLEKFL
- a CDS encoding SAM-dependent methyltransferase; this translates as MSEWEHPGLKLALQKKDRIPFVEFSRLALYDPEHGYYRKDRKRVGATQQADFQTNLAVRSVFGPLVVEAIRSLLEEADLGEFTFVEVAAEPETSLLSGEDHPFGSSQVVRLGEEVPELTGPTVLFANEWLDAQPFVRLIFEGGEWKEVFVGQAEDESLCEIFSRPESEDALKLSEVLPEVAPEGYRLDLSVEVDSVLEGYLRSEWKGIFLTLDYGSFWEALVKNLPGGTGRAYFRHQQIANLLAQPGHQDLTCNVCWDRVISVLERNGFQAGGPQRQEAFFMEKASRAIQGIVEGGASPEAASHRARLMQLLNPVHLGAAFQAVWGIR
- a CDS encoding MFS transporter, which gives rise to MKRSNHSGIFSPHFPFSPARPRVFYGWVIAAVGTIGIICSIPGQTMGVSVFTDHLIESLRISRTSISTAYLIGTIASGLLVTPMGRSLDRNGIRKGAVAAGFGMFLALTLLSQVDRIAAFFAFGSQGSWNLVARFIAVTIGFFLLRFFGQGLMTLASRNMIAKWFDLFRGRVSAVSGIIVSFGFSSAPLALNSLINCAGWRGAWLLLSLLSGAFFILLAWLFFRDNPEECGLKMDGGRTVKPGARVNRDNQVVRSFTKREVMRTYSFWVYNIGLSFQAFFITGFTFNLLSVAEDLNIPEAHILRVFLPASVLTVFVSLFIGWLIDRTRIKYSFLTFCFGLGLFPASLYFASGAFALGGFMVGLAICGGSFAPVMGTVWARFYGREALGAISGFNMASMVIASALGPIVFSLSYDYLGSYHAAIGLGFIAPIIFFIAGIFADNPQLKLQQAEEGMGNV
- a CDS encoding YebC/PmpR family DNA-binding transcriptional regulator, with the translated sequence MSGHSKWATTKRHKAAIDAKRGKIFSVISKELTLSARDGGGDPEFNPRLRTNIAKAKAANMPADNIERAIKKGTGELEGTIIEELTYEGYGPGGVGLIVEVTTDNKNRSASEVRSTFTKNGGNLAGAGALSYNFQRKGQFLISSDKTDEEQLMEVAIEAGAEDIINNEDHFEVLCEMTEFDNVVQALEKAGIETESAELAYLPQTPVPVTDADVARQVLRLIDALDDLEDVKSVFANFDIADDLLSD
- the yidC gene encoding membrane protein insertase YidC, with product MDKKNVVIGLACILAAFGLMFYQSSQRVEPVPVDPVEQTVVEESETTVTEEAPQSGLGALDDSVSTQSEAEDASADSVSESVFSPVTEQEAKKIEKIEEEPATIRSLSNDFISVDFTTRGGAIKQVHFLKTKQGGPDTFVFNSGAALPSLGLSFRGPESELSYKGTYEIVEAETTATKIVFERKMGGGIAVRRSYEISPAGDSEEDAYLIRHETEFINHADQPLESSTGVYVNLGTVYSLGNDKRGDFLNFGYFNGEDTEFIGRKVFEGSGGILGIGAREARPKVQETVSNLYWGVVKNQYFAFVATVGEGMKSNGFFTTETHLTPAELASDTDTVDAVRASLAFPISRIDAGESKSIELEFYTGPKEFKRLSKLGDHQEEVMQFGFFGFFSKILMFFLYGIHSVIPSWGWSIVVMTIIIKVCFWPLTAKAAASQKRMRKIQEPLKEIREKFKDNPQKMQKETMRLFRENKVNPAAGCLPIFIQMPIFFGLFWMLRTASELRYAPFLWINDLSQPDTVAYIFDFPINILPLIMGVTMFFQMRMTPAMASGDATQQKIMKFLPFIFLIFLYNFSSGLVVYWTVQNLLTILQQYITNKRDDVANEPVVIPGNKKKKKRISAKK